Within the Streptomyces sp. R41 genome, the region CGCCACGGTCCTGCCCGACTTCAGCGTCATCGGCGACCCTCTGGAGCGGCGCGGTGCGATCACCTACCGGCCGCTCGCCGGCGACACGACACAGGTCCTGCTGATGCTGCAGCGCCGCCGTGCGGTCTCGGTGCCTCGTGCGGCCCACGATCTGCATGAGGAGTTCGTACGCAGGGCCGGGGATCTCGGCGGGAGTCTGACCCGCCGGCCCTGACGCGGGTCGAGGGTCGCATCGGCGGGCGGTGCCAGGGATTTTACCCGGAGTAGAGATTTCTCCCGCGCGTACGGCCGTACTGGTGGGCGTCCGAATCACCCGTACCGGATCCACCCGCACCGGATCCACCACGTGGCCGACCGGAGCGTCCGGCTCTGGAGTGCCGCCCCGCCAGGAGGCTCAATGCGCATTGCACGGAACATGGGAACCCTCTTCGTGACCGGTGCGTTGACCATGACCCTCGCCGCGCTCGCCTACCCCGCCGTGCTCGGGCTGCAGAACACATCCAGCTCCCCGACGCGCGTGATCGCCCAAACATCGACGGGGCCGCTGACCGAGGCCGACCGCGACTTCGTCGTCAAGGTGCGGGCGGCCGGACTGTGGGAATACCCCTCCGGACAGCTGGCTCTGCAGAAGGGCACCACCCCGGCGGTCAGAACCGCCGGTCAACACCTCATCAAGGGCCATGCTTCACTGGACGACACCTGCCGCAAGGTCGCCACTCAGCTCGGCATCACGCTGCCGAACAAGCCGTCTCCCCAACAGCAGGGCTTCGTGGCCACCTTGAGCGCGGACAGCGGCAAGCAGTTCGACAGCGACCTCGCCAACATCCTGCGGGTGACCCACGGGCAGATCTTCCCGGTCATCGCGAAGATCCGGGCCTCGACCGAGAACTCCCTGGTGCGTCAACTCGCCGACCAGGCCAATGACACCGTGCTGGACCACATCACGGTGATGGAGAAGACCGGGCTGGT harbors:
- a CDS encoding DUF4142 domain-containing protein, translating into MRIARNMGTLFVTGALTMTLAALAYPAVLGLQNTSSSPTRVIAQTSTGPLTEADRDFVVKVRAAGLWEYPSGQLALQKGTTPAVRTAGQHLIKGHASLDDTCRKVATQLGITLPNKPSPQQQGFVATLSADSGKQFDSDLANILRVTHGQIFPVIAKIRASTENSLVRQLADQANDTVLDHITVMEKTGLVNFDQVLFQETKKPNLPGQDVTPPAPQPGEPTVVLTPPGDGASASVSPTPTVK